The following are encoded together in the Babylonia areolata isolate BAREFJ2019XMU chromosome 18, ASM4173473v1, whole genome shotgun sequence genome:
- the LOC143292383 gene encoding uncharacterized protein LOC143292383 isoform X3: MGERVDELDDLLPAHCANAYLDTWDPRLSIAFSNTKGLRNAPGENNCFVNCAVQVFWHLDVFRRSYRRLSGHTCMGNSCIFCALKVIFTQFQYSDKSSLHPEALRKALAETFANQQRFQLGHMDDAAECFENILRRLHFHVASSYNEDTCSAAHCLPHQKFSMSVQEKVVCVCGASTSPLKFLEMVHYVSASALLAQSRQDNGKVGVAHHDQFGLLLRRASAMGDTRNCPANCGKQVQKQRTLLNIPDVVSVGLVWDSDRPSVETTTEVARILGTTILLPHMYHHVVPDPSKLPRLQLVAVVCYYGKHYSTFVFHSKLKTWIYFDDATVREIGPVWSNVVDKCSRGRFQPLLLLYANDSATPIAVDGAPQRRVMAAGYSAAPSDTSDGRLDRTHESIKSLPPSSSTTTTHPSSASSSRHPTPCPDHPSQHAHPHTHTPLSTTTTFPSGDTGRDSPARLGRDHIRQPSFLTAMAKERGEEGREGGGGRTLPGGAAAYSYKPSSRRPLLDGGANSGGRALDPTAEEAVGGGDYADYTLSGGDQYRRPSPLGVESKKPLPMPPNVSRGSASEDQHRSGWRKAAGGKERSGVDVVRYQVDPNRSHRATPDFTLQQQQHQKQQQQQPGDPNQCGQKGTGAGPHRTAAHPGVERCASSSGRDRGVWVGGQHVVVKPTPTPTTTTTTTTTTTTTHGQQDSRGDGSSSSSHTPVQSGLATLPRHKGHGTHHQHHQHRNHQGQGESPAPHRPQSSAAAHREVAQLIQKSGSPRDGPLPPGTPPPEYDAVVGDPRVSHTRQGSSSSQASSLRSSLSMGNLHQLGSGKLTVSQQAPRTDRLPSGDDPSSTGGKPALRKSDSESEALTDRSKHYIDRRMVETILKHQGVHRHGSSCSNSSAESDSALVRLMGRQAATSALKVDIPLDTLSLGSLKDSGCGSSDRHSSSSAGSGSVDQFPPFFLNKSMIMPRSVNAPPPQQHTEHQQNGQLHKAQPDASHRRSPRPGQVEGHHDNGPKVMHPIKESSQEEGVKPPSPSEPIGTKKFIVANPAPNPAERPPPIPPKNFAQFQIIKSSHSQLPSPHDRDPSLDSLIKEENVSGNFVSLCKKADVLMDRCVMAETKQDMSCALHCGEGALGYLKEAMTHRELNSKARAYLQKKHNSCLLKVRTLQKRAPAASRQESHSSGIGSDVTSSVGNSRSSITSSDSDLSDQLLKHSRQVGRAAPSPVPRHPLPPHHHHHHPSPRDPCAQGTVPVTRGQAQDSHNGHHNGVGRATDGQAACFGPRRGSQTPSVSSQNHSRTDSCTSSSSNHPAQYHGRTDSSGGSSVPPPSSQVSDYVSVNSVSGGVGGGGGAGGGGDGTADLYGTLPRNKSRKPGSDTAASAEMYQSFLNKQKSLQAEVALSQQSLDSTRSDAGSDAGSGRMNKTQIRQLLQDSIVQRHWHQPPTTGQQPATAAPQQHSAAAPQQPEHRPAGQPGPRPSYGQQPSVQHQRSSQAQPTTSPSGHVSHHPQRQPPHPPAAGYPPAHSAGQTAVSVSAPRAPPPGTMSAAQPRSSTSSSSSTTSTSSHPSAPLPPHSSAGSGRLPHNVARVLPYSHLTDAQPMRCSGNSYLVMMHPAQQTPHPSSAPRGGQGHPPPPPSGSAQPFTPVPRPLERSASQSDCRAPGTTTRCAAVSDQGASLSNTAGMKKSNSASVSVASSSDPPPPAGSQPLSQSTTSQNANRAYTEQSSHEPPATVRSLLSRFERMEMRSSPTPCPRSQGHPAREPAHRTPRRTSLRRTRSKSESSSAKPKSVLKKTRMKSRPRKSVTFAESIARFADDSDDANSGYESATELSGSQVTADYRLNCSDDDVRLSQRGRSSDCELYEGSSSSSDDCDVGEEESCHLCHRRRSSAGQAFCAKCSFYLAKLNLS, translated from the exons CAAGTTTCTGGAAATGGTGCACTACGTGTCTGCTTCCGCGCTGCT gGCCCAGTCCCGGCAGGATAACGGCAAGGTGGGGGTGGCCCACCACGATCAGTTCGGGTTGCTGCTGAGGAGAGCCAGCGCTATGGGAGACACCCGTAACTGTCCT gCCAACTGCGGGAAGCAGGTTCAGAAACAAAGAACGCTTCTAAATATTCCTGATGttg TGAGTGTGGGCCTGGTGTGGGACTCTGACCGGCCCAGTGTGGAGACCACCACGGAGGTGGCACGGATCCTGggcaccaccatcctcctccctcat aTGTACCACCACGTGGTGCCAGACCCCAGCAAGTTGCCCAGGCTGCAgctggtggctgtggtgtgttACTACGGCAAGCACTACTCCACCTTCGTCTTCCACTCCAAGCTGAAGACGTGGATCTACTTTGACGATGCCACCGTCAGGGAG attgGCCCCGTGTGGAGCAACGTGGTGGACAAGTGCAGCCGCGGGCGGTTCCAGCCCCTGCTCCTCCTGTACGCCAACGACTCGGCCACTCCCATCGCTGTGGACGGCGCCCCTCAGAGACGTGTGATGGCTGCAGGCTACAGCGCTG CACCGTCAGACACCAGCGACGGCCGCCTGGACAGGACGCACGAGAGCATCAAAagcctgcccccctcctcctccaccaccaccacccatccctcctccgcctcctcttccagacaccccacaccctgccccGACCACCCCTCGCAgcacgcccacccccacacccacacacctctgtccaccaccaccacctttccgtCAGGTGATACGGGTCGGGACTCCCCGGCACGGCTGGGCAGGGACCACATCCGTCAGCCCAGCTTCCTGACCGCCATGGccaaggagaggggggaggagggcagggaggggggaggagggaggacgcTGCCCGGGGGGGCGGCTGCCTACAGCTACAAGCCCAGCAGCAGACGGCCCTTGCTGGACGGCGGGGCCAACAGCGGGGGCCGGGCCTTGGACCCCACGGCGGAGGAGGCGGTGGGCGGCGGCGACTACGCGGACTACACCCTGTCCGGCGGGGACCAGTACCGGAGACCGTCGCCCCTCGGGGTGGAGTCCAAGAAGCCTTTGCCCATGCCGCCCAACGTCTCGCGGGGGTCCGCCTCCGAGGACCAGCACAGAAGCGGGTGGAGGAAGGCGGCGGGTGGGAAGGAGAGGAGCGGGGTGGACGTGGTCAGGTATCAGGTGGACCCCAACCGCTCCCACCGGGCCACGCCGGATTTCAccctgcagcaacaacagcatcagaaacagcagcaacagcagcctgGTGATCCGAACCAGTGCGGACAGAAAGGGACCGGCGCGGGGCCCCACAGGACTGCTGCCCACCCCGGGGTGGAGCGGTGTGCCTCGTCATCGGGGCGGGacaggggggtgtgggtagggggtcAGCACGTGGTGgtcaaacccacccccacccccaccaccaccactaccaccaccaccaccaccaccaccacccacggtCAGCAGGACTCTCGGGGGgacggctcctcctcctcctcccacactccAGTACAGTCCGGACTGGCCACGCTGCCCCGCCACAAGGGACACggcacccaccaccaacaccaccagcaccgcAACCACCAGGGTCAGGGGgagtcccccgccccccaccgcccccagtCAAGCGCTGCCGCTCACCGGGAGGTGGCCCAGCTCATCCAGAAATCGGGCTCACCCCGTGACGGTCCACTGCCCCCGGGTACGCCCCCACCCGAGTACGACGCGGTGGTGGGTGATCCCCGGGTGTCCCACACCCGCcagggctcctcctcctcccaggccAGCTCCCTGCGCAGCTCCCTGTCCATGGGCAACCTCCACCAGCTGGGCTCCGGCAAGCTGACCGTCAGCCAGCAGGCCCCCAGGACCGACAGACTGCCCAGCGGGGACGACCCCTCCAGCACTGGGGGGAAGCCCGCCCTGAGGAAGAGCGACAGTGAGAGCGAGGCGCTGACGGACAG GTCCAAGCACTACATAGACCGACGCATGGTGGAGACCATCCTGAAGCACCAGGGCGTGCACCGCCACGGGTCCTCGTGCAGCAACAGCAGCGCGGAGTCTGACTCGGCCCTCGTCAGGCTGATGGGCAGACAGGCGGCCACCTCGGCCCTGAAGGTGGACATCCCCCtggacacgctgtccctgggctCCCTCAAGGACTCGGGCTGCGGCAGCAGTGACCGCCACAGCTCCAGCTCCGCCGGCAGCGGAAGTGTGGACcagttccctcccttcttcctcaacAAGAGCATGATCATGCCGCGCTCGGTCAACGCTCCGCCGCCACAGCAGCAT ACGGAACACCAGCAGAATGGCCAGCTGCACAAGGCTCAGCCGGACGCCAGTCACAGAAGGTCACCCCGACCCGGTCAGGTGGAGGGTCACCATGACAACGGCCCCAAGGTGATGCACCCGATCAAGGAGAGCAgccaggaggagggggtgaagcccCCGAGCCCCAGTGAACCCATTGGGACCAAGAAGTTCATCGTGGCCAACCCGGCCCCCAACCCTGCTGAAAGGCCGCCCCCCATCCCGCCTaaaa ATTTCGCCCAGTTTCAAATCATCAAGTCGTCCCACTCACAGCTGCCCAGTCCTCATGACAGGGACCCGTCACTGGACAGTCTCATCAAAGAGG aaaacgTGAGTGGCAACTTCGTGTCGCTGTGCAAAAAGGCGGACGTGCTGATGGACCGATGTGTGATGGCGGAGACCAAGCAGGACATGTCCTGTGCACTGCATTGCGGGGAAGGGGCGCTAG ggtaccTGAAGGAGGCCATGACCCACAGGGAGCTGAACAGCAAGGCCCGGGCCTACCTGCAGAAGAAACACAACAGCTGTCTGCTCAAGGTGCGCACGCTGCAGAAGCGGGCACCTGCCGCGTCACGGCAAGAGTCCCACTCCTCGGGCATCGGGTCTGACGTCACCTCGTCTGTcggcaacag caggTCCAGCATCACCAGCAGCGACTCGGACCTCAGTGACCAGCTCCTCAAACACAGCCGCCAGGTGGGCAGGGCCGCGCCCTCCCCAGTACCCAGACACCCTctgcctccccaccaccaccaccaccacccctcccccagggACCCGTGTGCACAGGGGACAGTTCCTGTCACCCGGGGTCAGGCCCAGGACAGTCACAACGGTCACCACAACGGTGTGGGCAGAGCAACGGACGGTCAGGCTGCGTGCTTTGGCCCACGGAGAGGAAGTCAAACGCCGTCCGTCAGCAGCCAGAACCACAGCAGGACTGACAGttgcaccagcagcagcagtaaccatCCCGCTCAGTATCACGGAAGGACTGACAGCAGTGGAGGGAGCAgtgtgccccctccctcctcccaagtGTCGGATTATGTGTCAGTGAACAGTGTCAGTGGAggggttggcggtggtggtggtgctggtggtggtggtgacggcacGGCGGACCTGTACGGCACGCTGCCCAGGAACAAGTCCCGGAAGCCCGGCAGCGACACGGCGGCCAGCGCCGAGATGTACCAGTCCTTCCTCAACAAGCAGAAGTCGCTGCAGGCCGAGGTGGCGCTCAGCCAGCAGTCGTTGGACAGCACGCGCTCTGACGCCGGCTCTGACGCCGGCAGCGGCAGGATGAACAAGACCCAGATCAGACAGCTGCTGCAGGACAGCATCGTGCAGCGCCACTGGCACCAGCCCCCCACCACGGGCCAGCAGCCGGCCACGGCAGCACCCCAGCAGCACAGCGCCGCGGCACCCCAGCAGCCGGAGCACAGGCCGGCCGGTCAGCCAGGCCCCAGACCCAGCTACGGGCAGCAGCCCTCTGTGCAGCACCAGCGGTCCTCACAGGCACAGCCGACGACTTCTCCTTCCGGTCACGTGTCTCACCATCCGCAGAGAcagccccctcatccccctgcAGCGGGCTACCCCCCTGCTCACAGTGCGGGACAGACGGCGGTGTCGGTGTCCGCTCCCAGAGCCCCGCCCCCCGGCACCATGTCTGCCGCTCAGCCCaggtcctccacctcctcctcctcctccaccaccagcaccagcagtcatccctctgcccccctgccccctcacagCAGTGCGGGGAGCGGCAGACTGCCTCACAACGTGGCCCGGGTGCTGCCTTACTCCCACCTGACGGACGCCCAGCCCATGCGCTGCAGCGGCAACAGTTACCTGGTCATGATGCACCCCGCCCagcagaccccccacccctcgtcaGCACCCCGGGGGGGTCAGggacaccccccacctcccccctctggGTCAGCTCAGCCCTTCACCCCCGTCCCCAGGCCGTTGGAACGCTCCGCCTCCCAGTCTGACTGCAGGGCGCCAGGAACCACCACGCGCTGTGCTGCCGTGTCAG ATCAAGGCGCTAGTCTGTCTAACACTGCCGGCATGAAGAAATCCAactctgcttctgtgtctgtcgct AGTTCCAGTGACCCCCCACCTCCTGCAGGAAGCCAGCCACTGTCACAGAGCACCACGTCACAGAACGCCAACAGAGCTTATACGGAACAGAGCTCACACGAACCCCCGGCAACCGTCCGTTCTCTGCTTTCGCGTTTCGAGAGGATGGAGATGAGGTCCAGCCCCACGCCCTGCCCGCGCTCCCAGGGTCACCCGGCCAGGGAGCCCGCCCACAGGACCCCCAGGCGGACCAGCCTGCGGAGGACACGCAGCAAGTCCGAGTCCTCTTCTGCCAAACCCAAGTCCGTGCTGAAGAAGACCAGGATGAAGAGCCGGCCTCGGAAGTCCGTCACGTTCGCGGAGAGCATCGCGCGTTTCGCTGACGACAGTGATGACGCCAACTCTGGGTACGAGTCAGCCACGGAGCTGAGTGGCTCCCAGGTGACCGCGGACTACCGTTTGAACTGTAGCGACGACGACGTCAGGTTGAGCCAGCGGGGCAGGTCGTCAGACTGTGAGCTGTACGAGGGCAGCAGTTCCAGCAGCGACGACTGCGACGTGGGGGAGGAGGAGTCGTGCCATCTGTGCCACAGACGACGGAGTTCTGCAGGACAGGCGTTCTGTGCAAAGTGCAGCTTCTACCTGGCCAAGCTGAACCTCAGCTAG